CACGGCCTCTCGGTCGACGCGCTGGCCGACGACGCGGATCTGGCGCTCGAGTGGCTGGCCGAGCTGGTGCTCGAAGCCGGTTTCGACCGGGCGCGCTTCGAGCTGCTGCGCGACCAGACCCTGGGTGAGCTTCTCAGTCTCGCGGATCGCCCCGAAGTCGTGACCGGCTGGGCCTTCCAGGATCAGCTCTACCATCCCCATCCCCTCGCGTCGCCTAGTCAGGGAACGAGCGAGTCACTGGCCGCCCTCACGCCCGAGGATTGCATGCGGTTTCACGGCGAGGCCCTGGCGCGGGGTGGCGTGGTGGCGGTGGCGGGCGACATCGACGAGGACGCGGTGCTGGCGGACCTGGAGCGCTTCTTCGGAGGCTCGGCCGGAGCCGCTATCCGTACGGTCGAACCGCCGGCGCCGCGCGGCCGGCGCGAAAAGCGCGTCGAGATCGTCACCGGTTCCCGAGAGCAGGCGCACGTATACGCGGGACACTTCACCGTAGACCGGCGGCATCCGGATCTGCCGGAGCTGCGCGCGCTCGGCATCCTGCTCGGATCCGACGGTCTGGCCGGACGGATCCCCCATCGCGTTCGCGAACGGGAGGGTCTGGCGTACGCGACTCACGTCGATGTGCTGGCCGGCGCCGGCAGCGATCCAGGCGCCCTCTCGGTCTACCTCGGAACCCATCCGGATCATGTCGAGCGCGGGCTCGAACTGGTCCGCGAAGCGCTCCACGAGGTGCTGGAGCGGCCGCCCGAAGCGGCCGTCCTCGAAGCATGCAGGACCGGGATGTTCGGCCACGAGCCCTTTCTGACGGAGACCGCCGGCCTCTGGGCCGGCCTGCTCGTCGACGCGCTGCTCTTCGAGCTACCGAGTTACCGGCGCTCCTGGCGGCTCGAACGGATCGAGCGTCTCAGCCCGGAAGGTGTCTTCCGGGCGGCGCGGCGGCACCTCGACCCGGAGCGGATGCTGGTGACGGTGGGAGTGCCCGGCCAGGACGGTTGCCTGCGAAACGCCGTTTCGTAGATCTCGACCGGGTCAGAAAGCCACGCAGCTCAGCGCCGTGGTGTCGATCAACGCAGGCCCCAGGCCCTCATCGATGGCGTAGGGCGCCTTGGCGTCTCCGAAATCGACCAACACCCGATGAGCAAGGTCCGTCGCGCTCGCGATCAGCACCCAGTAGTGGCCGTTCATCTCGCAGCCGTCCAGCACTTTCACCAGCACTTCCCAGTTCGACGGATCGAAGAAGGTGAAGAGCCCCGAGTCCGTTGCCTGGTAGTCGCCGGAGCTCACAGCCGACGCCGCGCGCTCAGCGCCCTGCAGAGTGAACGAGGCGGTCACGTCGGCGTGCCGCAGGTCGTGCGTCGCTCCGACCTCCAGAATGTCCGCGACCTCGGGCGGCGATTCGGGTGCCGGCACATCCTCGCAGCGGAACGCGCCGGTGTCAGCCTGAGCGCGGGACGGCGCGCCGCCGGCGGAGCGGTAGACCTTGGAGAGACCGTCCGCGGCCTTGATGGAGAACTCGTAGCTGACATCCGTCGCGGCCGCGGAGAACACCCACCAGTGACCGTTCACCTCGCAGCCGTTCAGCACTTTGACCAGCACCTCCCAGTTCTCGCCGTCGAAGAAGGTGAAGAGCCCCGAGTCGGTTGATGCTCCGCCCATCTCAACGGGAGACATCGCATCCGCCTCGCCGTCCACGAGGTAGCTGCCGCTCACGCGGAACGTGTCACCATGCAGGCAGAGACTGCTCGTGTCGTCCTCGCAGACGCTCGACAGGGGTTCCCGGGGGAGGTAGATCCCGGAACCGATCACGGCCCTCTGCTCCGAGTTGGGCACCGGGAAGCTCACCGCGTAACCGAGCTTCGGGGAACCGGTGTCCTCGTCTCCCTGGACGGTGGGGTCGTCGTAGTAGTACTCCAGGAACTTCCGACCCTCGCGCCGCGCACCTCCGATCAGCTCCTCGGCAAACCTCACCCCGTTGATGTCCGTCCTCGTCATGTCCGTCGGCGTGCCTTCGACATCCGGCCTGGTTGCGTGAAACAGGATGATGCCCGAGCCACTCACGACCCACAGGTAGATGGAACCGGACTTCCAGTCTCCTCCTTCCAGCCGGAAGGCGTTTCTGATCCCGACCAGGGCGCTGTAGCCTTCCGATCGGACGGCTTCGCGGTACACCTTGACCGCTTCCTCAACGAAGGTGATGAGTGTCTCGCTGTCCTTGACCTGCGACGCGGTGACGGCCGGTTTCGGCAGATGAGTCGCGGGCCTGTCCGGTACATGGGAGACGTCCTGCGACCAGCCGCCGACCAGCGTGAATCGTCTTCCCGTGATCCCGGAGATGTACTCGACGGCGTACGCAGTTCCTGGCTCCCCGTCGTGGTACTCGACGAAACCGCCGCCTCGGGCGCCGACCGCCAGGAGCTCCTGGACGACCTTCTTCCCGTTGTCGTCCTCGACGTCGATCAGGTTCTTGCTCTCCGCCGTGCGATCGCCCCCGTGGATGAACGGCTCACCGCTCTGGAGGAAGATGATCAGGAACATCGACCCCGCCTTGAGCGGCCCCTCCTGTTTCAGCCGGCCCCTGAGCTTTGCGCCTTCGTCTACCTGGGTGATCGCCTCGAACTCTGCCTTCGCCCCTTCGACGAAAGCCTTCAGGGTCTCACGGTCCTTGACCTGGGCGGCAGTCGTCCTGGCTTCGGCGACCCCGCTCGCCAGCATGAGTAGCGCCAGAACGGCGAGCGACAGCGCTCCCTTGCGGTTCGAACCCATCGTGTTCTCCTTCGTGGCATTGTAAGCGACGAGATGACGAGAGTGCTGAGGACGGTCCTGTACAGGCGTCACGTCGAGTCGGGGGCTCGTTTCGGGCCGTTCGCCGGCTACGAGATGCCGATTCAGTATCAGGGAGTGCTGGCGGAGCACCGCGCGGTGCGCGAACGCGCCGGCATGTTCGATGTCTCCCACATGGGGGAGATCCGCGTGTGGGGTCCCCGCGCCCTGTCCCTGCTGCAGGGCCTGACGCCGAACGACGTGGGTGCGCTCGCGCCCGGCCGCGCCCACTACAGCGCCCTGCTGACGGAGCGGGGCACCTTCATCGACGATCTGCTCGTCTACTGTCTCGACCCGGAGGACTACCTCCTCGTGGTCAACGCCGCGTCGAGGGCTCGTGATCTGGAACTGCTCGAGACGGCGGCCTCGGCGGAGGACGGTGGCGTCCGCGTAGACGACGAGAGCGACGAGACGGCCCTGATCGCTGTGCAGGGACCGCGGGCGGCGGAGATCGTCGCGGACGTCGTGGGTACCGAAGCCGCGGAGCTTCGGTACTACTCGTTTCTCCACCAGGATGAGGAAGAGCGGATCGTGTCGCGGACCGGCTACACGGGGGAGGACGGCTTCGAGATTTACACGGCGGCCGGCCAGGCGGAGGATCTGTGGGCGGAGTTCCTGGCGCAGGGCAGCGACGTTGGCCTGATGCCGGCGGGTCTGGGCGCGAGAGACACGCTGCGGCTGGAAGCCGGGATGATGCTCTGCGGACAGGACATCGGCGAGGA
This portion of the Acidobacteriota bacterium genome encodes:
- a CDS encoding pitrilysin family protein; the protein is MTDREPLRLDLWSGRLRLAALRVPDSGVVAARAWLRGGARVDPSPGLALLCGRMLVEGSARRTWREIAEQAEARGVSLNGLASAEVHGLSVDALADDADLALEWLAELVLEAGFDRARFELLRDQTLGELLSLADRPEVVTGWAFQDQLYHPHPLASPSQGTSESLAALTPEDCMRFHGEALARGGVVAVAGDIDEDAVLADLERFFGGSAGAAIRTVEPPAPRGRREKRVEIVTGSREQAHVYAGHFTVDRRHPDLPELRALGILLGSDGLAGRIPHRVREREGLAYATHVDVLAGAGSDPGALSVYLGTHPDHVERGLELVREALHEVLERPPEAAVLEACRTGMFGHEPFLTETAGLWAGLLVDALLFELPSYRRSWRLERIERLSPEGVFRAARRHLDPERMLVTVGVPGQDGCLRNAVS
- a CDS encoding cache domain-containing protein, translating into MGSNRKGALSLAVLALLMLASGVAEARTTAAQVKDRETLKAFVEGAKAEFEAITQVDEGAKLRGRLKQEGPLKAGSMFLIIFLQSGEPFIHGGDRTAESKNLIDVEDDNGKKVVQELLAVGARGGGFVEYHDGEPGTAYAVEYISGITGRRFTLVGGWSQDVSHVPDRPATHLPKPAVTASQVKDSETLITFVEEAVKVYREAVRSEGYSALVGIRNAFRLEGGDWKSGSIYLWVVSGSGIILFHATRPDVEGTPTDMTRTDINGVRFAEELIGGARREGRKFLEYYYDDPTVQGDEDTGSPKLGYAVSFPVPNSEQRAVIGSGIYLPREPLSSVCEDDTSSLCLHGDTFRVSGSYLVDGEADAMSPVEMGGASTDSGLFTFFDGENWEVLVKVLNGCEVNGHWWVFSAAATDVSYEFSIKAADGLSKVYRSAGGAPSRAQADTGAFRCEDVPAPESPPEVADILEVGATHDLRHADVTASFTLQGAERAASAVSSGDYQATDSGLFTFFDPSNWEVLVKVLDGCEMNGHYWVLIASATDLAHRVLVDFGDAKAPYAIDEGLGPALIDTTALSCVAF
- the gcvT gene encoding glycine cleavage system aminomethyltransferase GcvT; translated protein: MTRVLRTVLYRRHVESGARFGPFAGYEMPIQYQGVLAEHRAVRERAGMFDVSHMGEIRVWGPRALSLLQGLTPNDVGALAPGRAHYSALLTERGTFIDDLLVYCLDPEDYLLVVNAASRARDLELLETAASAEDGGVRVDDESDETALIAVQGPRAAEIVADVVGTEAAELRYYSFLHQDEEERIVSRTGYTGEDGFEIYTAAGQAEDLWAEFLAQGSDVGLMPAGLGARDTLRLEAGMMLCGQDIGEETTPLEAGLSWIVKWKKGDFVGRDALARQRETGCRHRLVGFEVEGRGIARHGHRLTVRDAPDCAGPVTSGAFAPTLGRAIGIARLDCSSGGPPAPDSAASVTVRGREIDCRIVKLPFYRRPKAGA